In the genome of Blastopirellula marina, one region contains:
- the fliM gene encoding flagellar motor switch protein FliM: MADNVLSQAEVESLLNAMETGNEPSKPAAAVSPDPQASHAPRTREKITPYDFKRPERVGKDQMRALQSMHEGFSRNFGAALSALLRSIVEVKLTSVDQLTYSEFVFSLENPSCFNLLVAEPLEGNLILDINPSILYPIIDRLLGGGKESTPASRRPLTEIELTLVSRISDLFLIELKEAWENVLPLDLKVVRVESNPQLVQIVPPNEVVVLVSFELAIGDVRGMINLCIPFNSIERISHKLTANTWFSYGSTEATPQSRAAIGDHIDKAHVNLDVILANTTITMEELLDLRVGDVITTEKDSRTPLQVNVNGTPAFQAFAGAYKGRKAIQIERSFERKKPPQQK; encoded by the coding sequence ATGGCTGACAACGTACTGAGCCAGGCTGAAGTCGAAAGCCTGCTGAACGCGATGGAGACGGGCAACGAACCGTCGAAGCCGGCCGCTGCCGTTTCGCCTGATCCGCAAGCCAGCCACGCTCCGCGCACTCGTGAGAAGATCACGCCCTACGACTTCAAACGTCCCGAGCGGGTCGGCAAAGACCAAATGCGGGCCTTGCAGTCGATGCACGAGGGATTCAGCCGAAACTTCGGAGCCGCTCTATCCGCGCTTCTGCGTTCGATTGTCGAAGTCAAACTAACAAGCGTCGATCAGCTCACGTACAGCGAATTCGTTTTCAGCCTTGAGAATCCCAGCTGCTTTAACCTCTTGGTTGCTGAGCCGCTAGAAGGCAATCTGATTCTCGACATCAATCCGTCGATCCTCTATCCAATCATCGATCGTCTGCTGGGCGGCGGCAAAGAGAGCACGCCCGCGTCGCGGCGTCCGCTGACAGAAATCGAACTAACGCTGGTCTCGCGAATTTCGGACCTGTTTTTGATCGAACTCAAAGAAGCCTGGGAAAACGTCCTTCCACTTGACTTAAAAGTTGTGCGTGTGGAAAGCAATCCACAACTAGTTCAAATCGTGCCGCCAAACGAAGTGGTTGTGCTCGTCAGTTTTGAACTGGCGATCGGTGACGTACGCGGCATGATCAACCTTTGCATTCCGTTCAACTCGATCGAACGAATCAGTCATAAGCTGACCGCTAACACGTGGTTTTCCTACGGAAGCACTGAGGCAACACCCCAGTCGCGGGCTGCGATTGGGGATCACATCGACAAAGCTCACGTCAATCTCGATGTAATTTTGGCCAACACCACAATCACGATGGAAGAGCTTCTCGACTTGCGTGTTGGCGATGTGATCACGACCGAGAAGGACTCACGCACGCCGCTTCAGGTTAATGTGAACGGCACTCCAGCATTTCAAGCATTCGCAGGAGCGTACAAGGGTCGGAAAGCTATTCAAATTGAACGAAGCTTCGAACGCAAAAAGCCGCCTCAACAAAAATAG
- a CDS encoding glutamate-5-semialdehyde dehydrogenase: protein MAIADELDLTTYCHQTAEKAQAASRILATVSGQAKNDWLKASAAALRESIEAIAEANAKDIANAPEYGLTDAQIDRLRLTDDRVEGIASALEQIAMFPDPIGETIDSTVRPNGLSIQKIRVPLGVVFFIYESRPNVTADAAAICVKSGNAVILRGGKEAIHSSQAIVHILQEKAAEFGIPRDAMQLVSTTDRAAVGHFLKLNQFIDVAIPRGGEGLIRRVSAEATMPVIKHFDGNCHVYVDQAADLEMAVQITVNSKCHRYGVCNAAESLVVHAAIADKFLPMMAKAFAAKEVEMRGDEATCQIVKSAVPATEQDFGEEYLGPIISVKVVQDIDEAIAHINRYSSKHTESIVTENLTASRKFTAQVDSSAVMVNASTRFNDGGEFGLGAEIGISTDKFHARGPCGIEALTSYKYIVMGEGHVRS from the coding sequence ATGGCGATTGCGGACGAACTAGATTTAACGACTTACTGTCATCAGACGGCCGAAAAGGCCCAAGCGGCCTCGCGTATACTGGCAACCGTTTCGGGTCAGGCGAAGAATGATTGGCTGAAAGCTTCCGCCGCGGCGTTGCGTGAAAGCATCGAAGCGATTGCTGAAGCGAATGCTAAGGACATAGCCAACGCCCCTGAATATGGCCTGACAGATGCTCAGATCGATCGATTACGTTTGACTGACGATCGTGTGGAAGGGATTGCGTCGGCCCTCGAACAAATCGCCATGTTCCCTGATCCAATTGGCGAAACAATCGATTCGACCGTACGTCCGAATGGACTATCAATCCAAAAAATTCGCGTACCACTTGGTGTTGTCTTCTTCATCTACGAGTCTCGTCCGAACGTTACGGCAGACGCAGCTGCGATCTGCGTGAAGAGTGGCAACGCGGTGATCTTGCGAGGCGGCAAGGAGGCGATTCACTCGTCGCAGGCGATCGTTCACATCTTGCAGGAAAAGGCGGCTGAATTTGGTATCCCCAGAGATGCGATGCAGTTGGTTTCAACTACCGATCGTGCCGCAGTCGGACATTTCCTGAAACTCAACCAGTTTATCGACGTCGCGATTCCTCGTGGAGGTGAAGGCCTCATCCGTCGCGTAAGTGCGGAAGCCACCATGCCGGTAATCAAGCACTTTGACGGAAACTGCCATGTGTACGTCGACCAGGCAGCCGACCTGGAAATGGCAGTTCAAATCACGGTCAACAGTAAATGCCATCGCTACGGTGTCTGCAACGCAGCTGAATCGCTGGTCGTTCATGCGGCAATCGCTGATAAGTTCCTTCCGATGATGGCGAAAGCCTTCGCAGCGAAGGAAGTCGAAATGCGCGGCGACGAGGCGACCTGCCAGATCGTGAAGTCAGCCGTACCAGCAACGGAACAAGACTTTGGCGAAGAATACCTGGGGCCGATTATTTCGGTGAAGGTTGTCCAAGACATCGACGAAGCAATCGCTCATATCAATCGTTACAGCTCGAAACACACCGAGTCGATCGTCACTGAAAACTTGACCGCCAGCCGCAAGTTCACGGCCCAGGTCGACAGCTCGGCTGTCATGGTCAATGCGAGTACTCGCTTCAATGACGGAGGAGAGTTCGGTCTCGGTGCCGAGATTGGTATCAGCACTGACAAATTCCATGCTCGCGGTCCTTGCGGGATCGAAGCATTGACCAGCTACAAATACATCGTCATGGGCGAAGGTCACGTTCGTAGCTAG